The following coding sequences lie in one Nycticebus coucang isolate mNycCou1 chromosome 20, mNycCou1.pri, whole genome shotgun sequence genomic window:
- the LOC128573048 gene encoding olfactory receptor 2M4: MMWGNQTFNSVFILLGIFDHSPTHTFLFCLVQGIFLVAVVGNTAMVLLIYLDTQLHTPMYFLLSLLSLMDLMLICTTVPKMAFNYLSGRKSISLAGCGTQIFFYVSLLGAECFLLAVMAYDRYVAICHPLRYAILMNPKVCVFMTVASWTLGFLDGIIVLAAALSFSYCSSLEIHHFFCDVSALLPLSCTDTSAFEKLIFICCVVMLIFPVSVIIISYSHVLQAVIYMSSGKSRRKAFTTCSSHLSVVVLYYGAAMFMYMRPASNHTPDEDKFVSAFYTILTPMLNPLIYSLRNQEVSRAFKKLLRKGNLI, encoded by the coding sequence ATGATGTGGGGAAACCAGACCTTCAACTCCGTTTTCATCCTGCTGGGAATTTTTGACCACAGCCCCACCCACACCTTCCTCTTCTGTCTGGTCCAGGGCATCTTCTTAGTGGCCGTCGTGGGAAATACTGCCATGGTTCTCCTTATCTACCTGGACACGCAGctccacacccccatgtacttccTTCTCAGCCTGCTGTCCCTCATGGACCTCATGCTCATCTGCACCACTGTACCCAAGATGGCTTTCAACTATTTGTCTGGCAGGAAGTCCATATCTCTGGCTGGTTGTGGAACACAGATATTCTTCTATGTGTCCCTCCTTGGAGCTGAATGCTTCTTGTTGGCTGTCATGGCTTATGACCGCTATGTGGCTATATGTCACCCTCTTCGGTATGCCATACTCATGAATCCAAAAGTCTGTGTCTTCATGACTGTTGCTTCCTGGACCTTGGGTTTTCTTGACGGCATCATTGTGCTTGCAGCTGCCTTGTCATTCTCTTACTGCAGCTCTCTGGAAATTCATCACTTTTTTTGTGATGTATCTGCCCTTTTGCCTCTGTCCTGCACAGACACATCTGCATTTGAAAAACTGATTTTCATCTGCTGTGTGGTGATGCTAATCTTCCCAGTCTCAGTTATCATCATTTCCTATTCCCATGTTCTTCAAGCTGTCATCTATATGAGCTCTGGGAAAAGTCGCCGCAAAGCCTTCACCACATGCTCCTCCCACCTGTCTGTGGTTGTACTCTACTATGGTGCTGCTATGTTTATGTACATGAGACCAGCCTCTAACCATACACCAGATGAGGACAAATTTGTGTCAGCCTTCTACACCATTCTAACCCCCATGCTGAACCCTCTCATCTACAGTCTGCGCAACCAGGAGGTATCCAGGGCATTTAAGAAACTGTTAAGGAAAGGAAACTTAATTTAA